One window of Schistosoma mansoni, WGS project CABG00000000 data, chromosome 2 unplaced supercontig 0171, strain Puerto Rico, whole genome shotgun sequence genomic DNA carries:
- a CDS encoding metacaspase 2, putative, giving the protein MNVDNCVLFNNYEFTKLSNSYPSINWHSNINSHDISYTNELHNESNSLTESNIFHSIKNINYNNETLSNISTGNPLDYSINSLINDKKKSTLPIIRSSFLTDPNKNHNSIQYSNDNDNIFNISPSTCSIENTSNSMRNMTRSPKMNEELTLKRKYSKNLSNSSAKQSKKYMRVDYNSDTGQNKFIIDHSNKNDNISHFSTTDPLYTDNLVKETSALKKTTVSTTEWKTNNSTDFKGYNKNPMDTIKLRAYKYLTWREKDRRRRFREEWKHLWLVIPYGRYEVMCLVCHKVMTQRKLDTIKRHNVRRHIELQGMSHSERQMLFDKLLKQHNINDETIENTSDSLSSKLSRKSKNQCKSTSDNNLTNSSNNKDSNEVVDGLLRDTNSWLPNQISEINQLPNPIIKSLSSSINLPFSDCIPYKRNKRLFNKMDKKLYTTTELIENTTSKKNKRLPKQLQKTSHCSLSNSIENLNDNCNLSVSINPFQRLPFIGLKNCFDSLDISTLGDQLKTISDKKTFVSDVTSSVSMIQQLSSVSTISHVSTFCTLPFSSHSSSVLPSNYDIERMKHFIKSFIPLNHSPFSQSSSPTTLPSLFLPTSCHTMDDSNKFTMPRPGNELNCTSVGDDIFNTNLLSSMNKGNQNIPFEIGEQIVINEYNKLMSDKSSEIMVDEKLNGKNYPSNNHKNDNMSEEISPVKQSNPLNVNERLKCLRSSSSSPHLSNNLNPIVPELSPLIMASWVASNENSSKTSNPITFDGHYSNLLEPTWNIQSNIDSNKLIETKPTEKFTFPKCSTDRFKCDNQEVNLQTMNSTDFKLKTKSNSNLNKFTISSLLNTEIFDKTKSGSENMEQDHYTHSFRKYNHKKEATKFIPNSQCLS; this is encoded by the exons ATGAATGTTGACAATTGTGTATTGTTTAATAACTACGAATTCACTAAATTATCAAACTCTTATCCATCTATTAACTGGCATAGTAACATCAATAGTCATGACATCTCATATACAAACGAATTACATAATGAATCAAATTCACTTACAgaatcaaatatatttcattcCATTAAAAACATAAACTATAACAATGAAACTTTATCAAATATCAGTACTGGGAATCCATTAGATTACTCTATAAATTCTTTAATCAATGATAAAAAGAAATCAACATTACCAATAATCAGATCATCTTTTTTAACTGATCCCAATAAGAATCATAATTCAATACAatattcaaatgataatgaCAACATATTCAACATATCACCATCTACTTGTTCAATTGAAAACACTTCAAACTCAATGAGAAATATGACCAGAAGTCCTAAAATGAATGAAGAACTTACATTGAAACGTAAATATTCTAAGAATCTTTCTAATTCATCTGCTAAACAGTCTAAAAAGTATATGAGAGTAGATTATAATAGTGATACCGGACAAAATAAGTTCATTATTGATCacagtaataaaaatgataacatTAGTCATTTTTCAACAACTGATCCACTATACACCGATAATTTAGTCAAAGAAACATCAGCTTTAAAAAAGACTACAGTTTCTACAACCGAATGGAAAACGAATAACAGTACAGATTTTAAAGGGTATAATAAAAATCCCATGGATACCATAAAATTAA GAGCTTATAAATATTTAACTTGGCGTGAGAAAGATCGTAGACGAAGATTTCGTGAAGAATGGAAACATTTATGGCTTGTTATACCATATGGACGTTATGAG GTTATGTGCCTTGTATGCCATAAAGTTATGACACAAAGAAAACTGGATACAATTAAACGACATAATGTTCGACGACATATTGAATTACAAGGAATGTCTCATTCAGAAAGACAAATGTTATTTGATAAACTATTGAAACAACATAATATAAATGATGAAACCATCGAGAATACATCAGATAGTTTATCAAGTAAACTATCTAGAAAATCAAAAAATCAATGTAAATCTACCTCCGATAACAATCTAACTAACTCTTCAAATAATAAAGATTCAAATGAAGTGGTAGATGGTTTACTACGAGATACAAATAGTTGGTTACCTAATCAAATTTCTGAAATCAATCAATTACCAAATCCAATTATTAAAAGTCTTTCTTCATCAATTAATTTACCATTTTCTGATTGTATACCATACAAAAGAAATAAAAGGTTGTTTAATAAAATGGATAAAAAATTGTATACAACTACTGAATTGATCGAAAATACTActagtaaaaaaaataaacgttTACCTAAACAACTACAAAAAACTTCACATTGCTCGTTATCTAATTCTATAGAAAACTTAAATGACAATTGTAATCTATCTGTAAGTATAAATCCTTTTCAAAGACTACCATTTATTGGATTGAAGAATTGTTTTGATTCATTGGACATTTCCACTTTGGGAGatcaattgaaaacaatatccgataaaaaaacatttgtcTCAGATGTTACATCATCAGTTTCAATGATTCAACAATTATCATCAGTTTCAACGATATCTCATGTATCAACTttttgtactttaccattttcTTCGCATTCTTCATCTGTTTTACCTTCTAATTATGATATAGAAAGAATGAAACATTTCATTAAGTCATTTATTCCATTGAATCATAGTCCATTTTCACAATCATCATCACCTACAACATTACCGTCATTATTCTTACCAACATCATGTCACACAatggatgattcaaacaaatttACAATGCCTAGACCAGGTAATGAATTAAATTGTACTAGTGTAGGCGATGACATATTTAATACTAACTTATTGAGTTCAATGAATAAAGGAAATCAAAATATTCCATTTGAAATTGGGGAACAAATTGTAATTAATGAATATAACAAACTAATGTCAGATAAATCTTCAGAAATAATGGTCGATGAAAAATTAAATGGCAAGAATTATCCATCAAACaatcataaaaatgataatatgaGTGAGGAAATATCTCCAGTAAAGCAGTCTAATCCATTAAATGTAAATGAACGTTTAAAATGCTtaagatcatcatcatcatcaccacatTTGTCAAATAATTTA AATCCAATTGTCCCTGAACTATCTCCACTCATCATGGCCTCTTGGGTTGCATCCAATGAAAATTCATCAAAAACCTCGAATCCCATAACATTTGATGGACATTATTCAAATTTACTTGAGCCTACCTGGAATATTCAATCAAACATcgattcaaataaattaattgaaactAAACCAACAGAAAAATTCACTTTTCCAAAATGTTCAACAGATCGATTTAAATGTGATAATCAGGAAGTCAATCTACAAACTATGAATTCAACAGATTTTAAATTAAAGACAAAATCCAATTCAAATCTAAATAAGTTTACTATTTCATCTTTATTGAATACAGAAATTTTTGATAAGACAAAATCGGGATCAGAAAACATGGAACAAGATCATTATACTCATTCATTTCGAAAATATAATCATAAGAAAGAAGCTACAAAATTTATACCTAACTCTCAATGTCTTTCATGA